The Solanum dulcamara chromosome 2, daSolDulc1.2, whole genome shotgun sequence region TTCAACTGGTTCTATGCCAGTGTCGGAGTTGCAATTGTTCTTGCAGTTACTGTAATTGTTTATATCCAAGACCATTTTGGTTGGCAAGTTGGGTTTGGTGTCCCTGCTTTGCTCATGGTTTTAGCTGTTTCCGTTTTCTTGATCGGATCTCCTCTTTATAAAAAAGCAAAACCTAAAGGGAGTTTGTTCACGGGATTATTTCAAGTAGCAGTGGCAGCCTTCAGAAAAAGACATATCAATGTTCAGTTGAATTATAATGACGACTGCTACTATAGAGCACCTGAATCAAAGCTCATAGAACCATCCACTGACTTCAGGTATAGGCGCCTCCATCTTTTCTTCAATGAAATAGACATCTTCAACGTCCATTCATCCGTTTACTATCATACAATGTTTGTTTTACTGACTTGTTATGTTAGATGAAATTGTGCAATGCATTTACTTAAGTAAATTATTAGTGTGTTGAAGGGTCTTCTTTTACCCATCTAATACTCATTTTCGATTGACGTATATTAAAGGAAATGAAGAGTTGATAAAAGTTGCTTCTTGAAGGGTgtgtttgataaaaaaattccACTTTTGGTTGGTCAAAATTTTAAAGAACATTTTTTCTAGGAAAACAAGATCCTTAAAAAATCAGGAAGACTACTTTTCTAGTGGAAGCAGGGAAAAGAAGTTCCATAGTGGCATTTCACTTTGATTGTCTCCTCCCCACCCTCCTACACCTTTACCCCATCCCCATAGTGTTTGCCTAGATTATATACAAATGTTTTTGGGATATCTACGTTCAAATTACTTGCATTGTCATTACTGATCgataaaatttgataaaatccAAGTctgtaaaataataattttttgctTAATTACAAAAAAACcagaaaataattaagaaatccACTTCCACTTATTTTTGAGGAAAACGTTTTCCTTTGCACCTAACACATCCGAATTGCTAGTAATCTGTCAATTACTGTAGCAATAGATAATCTAACCTGCCTTTAGCTGGAAATGTGTTTTCAGTTTCATAATGTTACGAATGGGCATACACTCCCTCCATTCATTGTATACTATAGGTGTTTGAATAGAGCTTGCATAATTCAAGATCCTCACATGGAGTTGAAACCTGATGGAAAAGCTTCAGATCCATGGAGTCTCTGCTCTGTGGAACAAGTGGAATTAATGAAGTGTGTATTTAGAGTTCTTCCAATTTGGTCCACGAGTCTAATGCTGCTTGTGTCGATGAGTCAGTCATATTTGATATTTCAACTGATGACCGTTGATAGACATGTGTTCCCTCAGTTTGAAATCCCTGCAGGATCAGTCAGCATGATTACCCTTATTGCTTTGACAATCTGGGTTGCTTTTTACGATCGTGCTTTGGTGCCTTTATTGTCAAGGTATACTGGACAGCCGACAGGGCTAAGTACAGTTTCCAGAATGGGGATTGGCTTATTTCTCGGCATTGTGGCTTCGGCACTTTCAGCGATAACAGAAACCATACGATGCAATAAGGCAATCGATGCTGGGTTTGAGGATGACCCGAATGGTGTGATAAACATGTCCTTTATGTGGTTCGCACCACAGTTGGCACTATACGGGGTGGCTGAGGCTTTGAATGTGGTTGGACAGATTGAGTTCATATACAGTCTATTTCCTAAAACCATGTCCAGCTTTGCAGCAGCTCTTTACACGTTTGGCCTTGCTGTTGCCAGCTTAATTAGCAGTCTGTTAGTGAGCGTGGTGGATAGTGTTACCTCATCTGGAGGCAACACGAGCTGGCTCGCGACCAACATCAATAGAGGTCATCTAGATTACTTCTATTGGCTAACGACTTTCTTATGTTTGATTAACTTCCTCTTTTATCTGATCGTTTGTCGGTTTACTGAGCATCACCATGATGGTAATAGCTGCTTATTTCCTGAGGCAGAAGAGGAACACTCCAAGAATAAGCGTTTCCATGGAGCTTAATTGTAACAATCAAGTGTGTACGCTATGGTTTTGTCTGAATCATTTGCATGTTTTGTGACCAGATACACTTCTTTTTATTCAAAGTTTGCTTTCCCTTAAAAATAATGGTCTTGGAAGTGCCAAAGTATCACACCATGTATTATGTATGGTATTATTTAGTACTATATTTGGTAGGAATTTTATGCCTATGTATAACTAATTCATAGATTAGTTATACACCCTACATGGTATTAAATGATCGATAATTAATATCTTTCATTTGgtggtattagtaatacataaGTTTAATAACATAGGTTAAGctatataaagaaaaaaatacccttcaaatctttttaatcattttatttattttcttaattttatgttttatatttgtactagtaaatttatttaaataaattagcttacaaattttattatttagagaGAGTTGTGTGTTGCTAAATAAATCAAAGAATGACCTTGGAGGTGAATGGTCTTGAATTTTTTACCATGCTTTATCTTGGGCAACACGTTAAACTCTAATCTTTTAGGTGTGTTCGGTATAAATGAAAATGTTTTTAATGGAAATTCAAATCAGATTTGTTTCTcgttaaaaataataacatgagTGAGTCTTTTTTATAACAATAGTGGCACAATTTAGCTCAATTATTAATGAATGGTATAAATAAATCTTTTCTTAAAGTTTTTAGTATTAATCAATTTGGTTTGTGTTATAAATATCTAACAAATTTTGTTTGAAGTTGTATAGttgaattaaaatttcaaatcaaaatctcatatgaattttatataaattttatatagttttatataatattatagtgattttatatagatttttatatatcaaataaattgCGAGTGAAATTTTAAATCTTGACCATATTCGAGGAATGGTTTTTTTTTAGGAACCGAACATGAATTTTatacaaaatttgtataattatgtATCAGTTTTATACAATTTTCATATACAAAAAATGTGAACAAAATTTTATACCTTAAatgaaatatacatattttatatagtttttaTATCGAAGGTGATGTTGGGGGAGGAAACACCACAACTAAATtttgatatgacaataaatatgaaaataaattggacacgagaattttacgtggaaacccctctaacaaatagaagggaaaaaccacagggtagaaggatctcactattaaaatatggagtacattattctcaaatacaaggagaaaacaacaattaacatttctctcttgtaaaagaaacaactactaaagaggacactcaagactacaatatttatcttggtgtataactctctttgtatttttactttctCTTTTGGGGATGATCTAAATaagggcaagaggccctctatttataggaataaaAAACGCGTAAAATTTTACGCGTCTCTTTTctgccaacttttttttttctttctacgcgttttgttatttttcaaaaagGGAGGCGCAACAATTGTTGACCCTTTTTGTGCAACAATTGTTGACCctattcttttctttcattctgCTAGgtcaatagaagatcgacaccatttGAACTTGTTACTagtgatcggcttcgtaaacatatctgctaagttgtcattagtgtgaattttctgaatatccacactgccttcttccaccttctcacgaacgaagtgatactgaactcgtatgtgctttgtccttgaatgaaatctCGAATTCTTGGCAAGATGCAAAGCGTTTTGACTATCACAAAACAAAGCAACATTCTCTTGTTTGTACCCGAGCTCCTCtaataacatctgcatccatattgcctctttgctagcttgtgtagctgctacatattctgcttccgtcgtagatgttgtcacgatagattgcagttttgaaatctagcttacagctcctccagcaagagtaaacacataatctatggtggacttacttttatcaagatcacctgtataatctgaatcaacataacttttaacagtaaagtctgatcctccataacacattgtaacatctgatgtacccttgatgtatttcaggatcctcttaacaatattccaatgctctttaccaggattagccatgtatcgactaaccactcccactatttgtgcaatgtcaggtcttgtacataccatgacaaacattaaacttcccactgctgatgcatacggtactcgagacatctccaccCTCTctacttcattgctaggacacatacatgaggataacttgaaattaatagaaagtggtgtagaaattgacttacagtcttgcatcttgaagtgTCGCAAgcttttcttcaagtagttcttttgggAAAGCCAAAactttctattatttttgtctcggtgaatttgcattcctagaatcttgtttgctggtcccaagttcttcatttcaaactccctagccaactgtgcctttaaatttgtaagacgatctttgttggggcctgctaccaacatgccatcaacatacaacagcaaaataacaaaatcgtcatcaccaaatctcttgtaataaacacaaggatctgaactattctgttgtatccaaggcctataatgaaggaatcaaatctcttataccaacacctcggcgcctgtttgagaccatatagagatttgttcaacttgcaaaccaagttctcttttccttgttcttcaaaaccttctggttggagcatgtaaatttcttcttcaagttctcaataaagaaatgcagttttgacatctaactgctccaagtacaagtcaaatgtagcacacatcgctaggaccactcgaattgttgtgagtcgaaccaccgtagaaaatatctcattgaagtctataccttctttctgagagaattctttcaccaccaatcttgcacgatacttctccacttgatcattaccattgcgtttgatcttgtagacccatttgtttccaatggccttccttccttgtggtaattgaacaagatcttatgttttatttttatgaagagcttcaatttcttcttgcattgctgccacccacaaaGATGATTCTTGGattttcatagcctcgtgaaaagttgaaggctctccatcttctgttagtagacagtatgcaatattactctccatagaataatctgagtgccaagctggttctcttttCTCCCTAGTTGACTgtcgaacttctggagtttcgatctcagcttgctcttgttcttcatgCTCTAGTGCTGTTTCAGAAGAAACtagaacttcttctatttcttcaatttcaactatagtagtctctgatttttcttttgaagtgctaccttcttttgcttgtatattgttttcaacaaatacaatatCCATGTTGATTACCACCTTGTGGGCTGTGGAATTCCACAAGCGATatcccttgactccatcagcataccgtAAAAAAATGTATTCTCTAGATTTTgcatccaactttgatttttcttgggtgttgtacataacataagcaggactttcgaatatatgtaagcgagaataatcagctagTTTTCCTGTCCAcgtctccattggcgttttcagatcaattgcggttgatggtgatcGATTAATCACATAATAGGCGATTTTGACTGCTtttgcccagaatggtttttccaaccctgtagttgccaacatagctcttgtccattccaataaggttctgttcatccgctctgctactccattttattgtggagtatatgtCATTGTGAACTGCCATTTAATatcttcttgtttacagaagttatcaaattcatcaccagtgtattctcctccattatctgtcctcaaacacttgatctttttctcatattcaagttccacccgcgctttgaattctttgaaaactgaaaaaacatctgtctttctcttgattggatacacccaacttctcctggagtaattgtcaATAAATAacacgaaatatttcgctcttcctagggactccaccggtgcttgccagacatcagagtggatcagatctaatatttccttgcttttaacagaggaactgctaaacttcagtctattttgcttactggtaacacaatgctcacaaaagggtagtgaaacctttttgagtcttggaagaagcttttgctcagcaagaatcttcaaacctcattccgaCATATGGTCAAGTTTACAATGgcacatcatcgttgattcttcaaatgaacttggtgacgcggttgatgcttctccttcttggtgtgtttcacctttaagcacatatagatttgcagcaagtttttccgctttcatcactacaagcgctcctttgaatattttcttaactccaccatgagtcttatatgaacatccattatcatctaattatCCCAAAGATAATAGATTCTTCCTAAAGTCTTTTACATATCGTACCTCCTGGACGGTGCGTATCGTAccatcatatatttttattttgatggacccaataccaataacatcaaaAGCATGATCATCTCCCATGAACACaaaccctcctgagataggattatattgatggaaccattctctccgggaagtcatgtgccatgttgctcctgtgtccatgatccagacattagtgaaacattttctgccttcattatttgatattgcttcactacataaaatatcgtcATCATCcaaggtacatgcaacatttccttgagcatttgatggctcagggtgttcactcttctttttgaatcgacaatctttcttgaagtgtcttctcttgccacagttgtagcacttgatattcttcttacttcttgattgagatctgccatgattgtgactcccactggggacACATTCCATTGGTCTTCCTCttaccatcatcaaagcttcagcttgttgCGAACTTgattgtctgtcttccttatttttgcgccaattttcttcttccaaaacAGCGGttgcaatttcatcaaaaactagattgtctgtattgttcgtcaggttgatgatgagttgatcatagaGTCaagcagactttgaagtagaagctccgcacgttcagtcccctctattttgcaactcATTATTataagttgcgaaaatagagtattcaaagttctgatgtgttcagtaactaacatggactctgccattcgaagagtatacaatcttctttttaagaagattttattatgcaaagacttggccttaTACAACCCtataagagtatcccatatttccttcgccgttcATTTTTCTGCCACattagacaacacttgatcagctagtgccaagtgtagatcagcaactgcgttgctatCTATGTCATTCCATTTGTTGTCATCCATAAAATCTGTGGGGCTGCCTTCAATTACAGCTAATCAATTGTCCTTTTtcaatatcatttttattttcattttccacaatgagaaattagtctcattgaatttttcaacgtcaaactttgttgtactcgacattgttatttgtttCACATCCTTCtagatcatttttgaatattattgtgAATAATTGTGACAAACTATACCGTtatcaaaatttactattcacatgaATATTATTATTCaccaaattttactattcacaaaaatttactattcacaaaaatttactattcacaaatagtACATTCGCATAAAATAgtcagaataaccgagggctttGATATCATTGTTGGGGGGAGAAAACACCAcaactaaaatttgatatgacaataaatatgaaaataaattgaacacgagaattttacgtgaaaacccctcTAATAGATAGAAGGAAAAAACCACGgagtagaaggatctcactattaaaatatggagtatACTGCTATCAAATACaaagagaaaacaataattaacacttctctcttgtaaaagaaacaactactaaagaggacactcaagactacaatatttatcttggtgtataactctctttg contains the following coding sequences:
- the LOC129880301 gene encoding protein NRT1/ PTR FAMILY 1.2-like isoform X1 codes for the protein MENNPEQEECLLNHSQNTRKGGLKTIPFIIVNEACERLASYGLLPNLIIYITTFYHMEAARASILITLWSALSNGLAILGAFISDSYLGRYRAVAIGTISSLIGMIVLWLSTIIPQLRPLPCGPYQLDCNATTAAQLAVILCSFGLISIGAGFVRPCSIAFGADQLENKENPDNERLMDSYFNWFYASVGVAIVLAVTVIVYIQDHFGWQVGFGVPALLMVLAVSVFLIGSPLYKKAKPKGSLFTGLFQVAVAAFRKRHINVQLNYNDDCYYRAPESKLIEPSTDFRCLNRACIIQDPHMELKPDGKASDPWSLCSVEQVELMKCVFRVLPIWSTSLMLLVSMSQSYLIFQLMTVDRHVFPQFEIPAGSVSMITLIALTIWVAFYDRALVPLLSRYTGQPTGLSTVSRMGIGLFLGIVASALSAITETIRCNKAIDAGFEDDPNGVINMSFMWFAPQLALYGVAEALNVVGQIEFIYSLFPKTMSSFAAALYTFGLAVASLISSLLVSVVDSVTSSGGNTSWLATNINRGHLDYFYWLTTFLCLINFLFYLIVCRFTEHHHDGNSCLFPEAEEEHSKNKRFHGA
- the LOC129880301 gene encoding protein NRT1/ PTR FAMILY 1.2-like isoform X2; this translates as MENNPEQEECLLNHSQNTRKGGLKTIPFIIVNEACERLASYGLLPNLIIYITTFYHMEAARASILITLWSALSNGLAILGAFISDSYLGRYRAVAIGTISSLIGMIVLWLSTIIPQLRPLPCGPYQLDCNATTAAQLAVILCSFGLISIGAGFVRPCSIAFGADQLENKENPDNERLMDSYFNWFYASVGVAIVLAVTVIVYIQDHFGWQVGFGVPALLMVLAVSVFLIGSPLYKKAKPKGSLFTGLFQVAVAAFRKRHINVQLNYNDDCYYRAPESKLIEPSTDFRYTGQPTGLSTVSRMGIGLFLGIVASALSAITETIRCNKAIDAGFEDDPNGVINMSFMWFAPQLALYGVAEALNVVGQIEFIYSLFPKTMSSFAAALYTFGLAVASLISSLLVSVVDSVTSSGGNTSWLATNINRGHLDYFYWLTTFLCLINFLFYLIVCRFTEHHHDGNSCLFPEAEEEHSKNKRFHGA